The following DNA comes from Janthinobacterium sp. TB1-E2.
GGCATCCTGCTGATCGGCGCTTTCGAGCTGAAGAACAACATGGAAATCCCGTACCGCGTCGTCATCAACGAAGCGGTCGAGCTGGCCAAGTCGTTTGGCGGTATCGACGGCCACAAGTATGTGAACGGCGTGCTCGACAAGCTGGCAGTGAAATTCCGCGAGGAAGAAGTCAACGCCAATAAGCGCAAGTAATATAGCGTAATCCCTGCGGCTGCTGCCGCAGGGCAATAAAAAAGCCACCGGCACTTGCGTGCGGTGGCTTTTTCATTGGGTGCTGCTTTTTGGATGCCCCTGTGAGGGCTTTTAAAGGGTCACAGGCCGGCGATCTCGTTGTGGGGTAATACTTTGATGGTGATGCCGCTTTCCGCTACCGCTGCCGGTGCCTTGGCTGGCGCTGGCGTGTTCGATGCCATCACCGGTGTCGTGGTCGGCACGCGCTGGCCGGCGGACACTTGTTTCAGGCGGCGGTATTCGGCCAGCACGCGCGAGCCGTAGCCCGAGTCGGTGGCGAAGTTGGCGGCGCCTACGTAGGTTTTCAAGCCCGCTTCGACGGAACCGCCACGCGTGACGTAGTCTTTCAGGATCAGGGAGCCGACGCGGATGTTGGCGACGGGGTTCAGGGCTGCTTGCACGCCGCCCATTTCCTGGAAGCGCTCATGGTGCACTTTCGACATGACTTGCATCAAGCCTTGTGCGCCGACGGGGCTTTCCGCGAACGGGTTCAAGCCCGATTCGATGGCCATCACGGCCAGGATCAGCAGCGGGTCCAGCTTGATTTCACGGGCCGTCAGGTACGCCGTCGACACGAGCATATTGGTCGCGTCGTTGGCCACGCGGTAGCGCTTGGAGAGCCAGTTGGTGACCCATTGCTGCTGCTTTTGCGTGCCCAGCAAGGCTTTTTCTTCCTTGCTCAGCGGCGCGTCGCTGGCGGCGGCCGTTTGTACGGAAGCGGGCGCTTCCATCAGTGCCGACAGGGCCGGCGCTTCAACGGCTTGCGCTTCTGCCATTGGCAGCGGGAACAGGCTGTGCGTCAGTTGCTTGCCCAGGTCAGGGCGGAACATCAGCAGGGCGATCAGTGCCAGGGCGGAAATGCCGAAGACTGTCAGTGTGTGTTGCGCAGTGGTTAAAACGCCACGTGCCGAAATGGCTTGTGCGCGGGCGCGCAAACGCGCCAACGCTGGCTGACCAGCCACGGTTGAAGCAGGTAATGCTGCTTCAGTGCTACGATGAGTCATAGAGTTCCCCGAAATGTCGCGTCAACAGGCAGTCCCTCCGCGGTGTCGCGGTGTTGTGGGTACTGCCAATGCCGTGCATCAGAAATATCATCGTTTCCGCCGCGTATGGATGCGTGCGAGAAACGCCGTCATTGCTTGCTTGAGCTGATCGGTCCCATGCTGGTATTGGATCAGTCGCAATACAACTTTTACCGGGGGTAAGGCAGACGCCTTTTGAAAACACTCCTTAAAATGTCATGTGGAGCCCCGACTCCGTGAATGAAAGAGAAACGCTAAAATCAAGCTCTGGGCCGGCGTGCTCTTTCAAGTTGGGCGAATTGTAGAAGCCGTTTTATATCAAGTCAATACTAAAGAATCGTTTCTTTATTACTTTTATGTCTTACTTTTTGACTTGCATTGTGCTAAAAGCCAATAAAATCAATTACTTGGCATAGATCCTTCAGCAACGGCGTCCGACGTCAAAAAAAATTAAAAACACATGAAATATTCAGATTTACGAGATTTTATTTCTCAACTGCAACAAATGGGTGAACTTAAGCCCATTTCGACCCCCATTTCACCGATTTTGGAGATGACGGAAGTGTGCGACCGCACCTTGCGCGCGGGCGGACCGGCCTTGCTGTTCAATAATCCGACGGGACACACCATGCCGGTGCTGGGCAACCTGTTCGGCACCACGCGCCGCGTGGCGCTGGGCATGGGCGCGGAAGACGTCAGCGAGTTGCGCAAGATCGGCCATGTGCTGGCGCGCTTGAAGGAACCGGAACCGCCGAAGGATTTCAAGGATCTGCTGGGCCTGGGCTCGCTGGTGAAATCCGTGTGGGACATGTCGCCGAAGGAGTTGCGCGGCGCGAAGTGTCAGGAAATCGTTTGGGAAGGCAACGACGTCGACCTCGCGCGCCTGCCGATCCAGCATTGCTGGCCCGGCGACGTCGCCCCCCTGATCACCTGGGGCTTGGTGATTACCAAGGGGCCGAACAAGAAGCGGCAAAACCTCGGCATCTACCGCCAGCAAGTGCTGGGACGCAATAAGGTCATCATGCGCTGGCTGGCGCACCGGGGCGGGGCGCTGGACTTCCGCGAGCACGCGATTCAAAGCAAGGGCAAGCCGTATCCGATCGCCGTCGCGCTCGGTGCCGATCCCGCTACTATATTAGGGGCCGTCACGCCGGTGCCGGACAGCCTGTCCGAATACCAGTTCGCCGGCTTGCTGCGCGGCAGCCGCACGGAGCTGGTGAAAGCCATCGGCAGCGAGCTGCGCGTGCCGGCATCGGCCGAAATCGTGCTCGAAGGCCATATCTATCCGGACGAAAACCATCCGAGCGGCTACGAGCATGCGCTGGAAGGGCCGTATGGCGACCACACGGGCTACTATAATGAGCAGGACAGTTTCCCTGTGTTTACCATCGACCGCATCACCATGCGCCGCGATCCAATCTACCACTCCACGTACACAGGCAAACCGCCGGACGAGCCGGCCGTGCTGGGGCTGGCGCTGAATGAAGTGTTCGTGCCGCTGCTGCAAAAGCAGTTCAGCGAAATCACCGACTTCTATCTGCCGCCCGAAGGCTGCAGCTACCGCATGGCCGTGGTGCAGATCAAGAAACAGTATGCGGGCCACGCCAAGCGCGTGATGTTTGGCGTGTGGAGCTTCTTGCGCCAGTTCATGTATACCAAGTTCATCGTCGTGGTCGACGAAGACGTGAATATCCGCGACTGGAAAGAAGTCATCTGGGCCATCACCACGCGTGTCGATCCGATCCGCGACACGACCCTGGTCGACAACACGCCCATCGACTACTTGGACTTCGCCTCGCCGGTCAGCGGTCTGGGCAGCAAGATGGGTATCGACGCGACGAATAAATGGCCGGGCGAAACGACGCGCGAATGGGGCACGACGATTGCCATGACGCCGGAAGTGAAGGCCAAGGTGGATGGGATTTGGCAGGAGCTGGGTTTATAGGTAGTGACGTAGGTCGGCTTAGCGCGCAGCGCGTAAGCCGACGTTGCGGTGCTTGCTTGTTCGTGGTTTGCTTGCTCAGTAGCGTCGGCTTACGGCCTGCGGCCTAAGCCGACCTACGCCCACCTACGCCGACCTACTCAGCATTCACACGGCAATTTCCCAATCTTGCGCAGGTCGGTTATAATTGTCCTTGGCGGGCCCCTGCGCATCGTGGCATGGCTAACCTGGTCAGGTCGGGAACGAAGCAGCCACGGCTATTAACCATGAGTGCCGCAGATCAGGCTCGCCTCCTTCGGGAATGTTTTATCAGGATCAACAATCAAGCTGCCATGGGCAGCTTTTTTGCTTTTACGGCCCCGTTTTCTTGTCGATCCGCAGCATTGCCGGGCTTGCCGTGTTTTCACTGTTTCTAGCTGGCCATGTTATACAATTGCTGCTTTGCCGCGTTTGCCAGATTTGTCCTGGCCCGGCCATGAGGCTTGCGCCCGCCGCGCAGGATCACCCGCAAAATCGCATGGTAAAATCTCAGCATGTCCTATCAAGTCCTCGCCCGTAAATACCGCCCCAAGAATTTCGAGACGCTCGTCGGCCAGGAGCACGTCGTGCGCGCGCTCACGCATGCCTTGCACAGCGGCCGATTGCATCACGCCTATCTGTTCACGGGCACGCGCGGCGTCGGCAAGACGACCCTGTCGCGCATCCTGGCCAAGTCGCTCAATTGCATCGGCCCCGATGGCACGGGCGGCATCACGGCCCAGCCTTGCGGCCAGTGCGAAGCGTGCACGGCGATCGACGCGGGACGCTTTGTCGACTATATAGAGATGGATGCGGCGTCGAACCGCGGCGTCGATGAAATGGCGCAGCTGCTCGAGCAAGCCGTGTATGCACCAAGCAATGCGCGCTTCAAGGTCTATATGATCGATGAGGTGCACATGCTGACGAACCACGCGTTCAATTCCATGCTCAAAACCCTGGAAGAACCGCCCGAGCATGTCAAGTTCATCCTGGCCACGACGGACCCGCAAAAGATTCCAGTGACCGTGCTGTCGCGCTGCCTGCAGTTCAACCTCAAGCAGATGCCGCCCGGCCACATCATCAGCCACCTGGACAATATCCTGGGGCAAGAGGGCATCACCTTCGAACAGCCGGCCTTGCGCCTGCTGGCCCAGGGCGCCCACGGCTCCATGCGCGATGCGCTGTCCCTGACGGACCAGGCCATTGCCTACGCGGCCGGCGCGGTGACCCTGGACGCCGTGCAAGGCATGCTCGGTGCGCTCGACCAATCGTACCTGGTGCGCCTGCTCGACGCGCTGGCGCAGCAGGATGGCGCCGATCTGCTGGCCGTGGCCGACGAGATGGCGTCGCGCAGCCTGTCGTACAACGGCGCCCTGCAAGACCTGGGCACCTTGTTGCACCGCATTGCGCTGGCGCAAACCGTGCCCGCCGCCTTGCCGCAGGATTTACCCGAATACGCGGACATCGTCCGCCTCGCTGCCGCGTTTGACGCGGAAGAAGTCCAGCTGTTTTATCAGATCGCCGTGCATGGCCGCAATGAACTGGGCCTGGCGCCCGACGAATATGCGGGCTTTACCATGACCTTGCTGCGCATGCTGGCCTTTCGGCCCGGCATAGGCGGCGCCGAAGGTGTACCTGCTGCCGCGCCAGCTTCTGTATCGGGCAATCGTCCTGCTGCCGTGGCCGCCGCGCGCGCCGCGGCCGGCGCATCCGCACCGGCCGCCCGCGCCGCCACGAACAGCGTGGCCAGCCATGCAGCCGTGACCCCGCCCGCCGTGGTCGCAGCCGCTGCCGCCAGCATGGCCCGCAGCGAAGCGCCGCCACCACGCGCGGCCGCTCCGGCACCGGCACCAGCAGCTGTAGCCGCCCCGGCGCCAGCACCAGCAGCGCCGCCACCTGCCGCTCCGGCTGCGGCCGCCCCGGCAGCTTCGGGCGCCCCCATCAGTTCCGCCCGCGCCGCCATCAATGCGGCGCTGGAAGCGGCCCGTGCCGCCTCGAAAGGCCGTCCGGGCAGCGCGCCATCGGCGCCATCGTCGGCGCCCAAGCCGGCTGCCCCCGCACCGGCAGCGGAACCTGTCTCCGCAGCGCCAGTGGCACCGGCCGCACCGGTCCAGGCAGCACCGCCACCACCCGCCGCCGCGAAAGCGCCTGCGCCGTGGGACGATGCGCCACCGGTCGCCGTGATGGAAGCGCCAGTGGCCGCTACGGCACCCGTGCAGCAGGCGCGTCCTGCCGCGCCGCCGCCACAGCAGGCGCCCGCCGACGACGACTTGCCGCCGTGGGTCACCGAATTTTCCGACGACAGCGCCTCGGCTGCCGTGTCGGCGCCCGCCGCGCAAAGCAGCGAACAGCCGGCCGTCATCATGCCGCAGCGTGCCGCCAAGCAAGCTGCACCGAGCGGGCCATATGTGATTACACCCGTGCCGGGCCTGGACTGGGACGGCAACTGGCCAGCCGTTGCCGCCGTGCTGCCCCTGCGTGGCATCGCCCAGCAACTGGCCGTGCAGGCCGAGCTGATCGAATGCCTGCACGACGGCCACAGCACGACTTTCCGCCTGCGCGTGCCGATCGATACGTGGCGCAGTCCGGCCAACGTGGAAAAACTGGCGGCCGTGCTCAGCGAGCGCTTCGGCCGCAAGGTCAATGTCGACACGGAACTGGGCGCCGTCTGGTACACGGCCAGCGCGGAAGCGCAGGCCCACCGCGAGGCGTGCCAGCTGCAAGCGGAAGAAACCATCGCCAGCGATCCCTTCGTGCTCGACATGAAGCGTGCATTCGACGCTTTTGTTGTGCCGGGAACGATTACCCCTGCACCGGCCGGCTCCGCCGCGCCGACCCTGCATTAATGATTAACAAAACTCATAAACTGAATTGAACGGAGCATTCTCATGATGAAAAATCAACTGGCTGGCCTGATGAAGCAGGCGCAAGCAATGCAAGACAACATGAAAAAAGCCCAGGAACAACTGGCGCTGGTGGAAGTGGAAGGCCAGTCCGGCGCCGGCCTCGTGAAAATCGTCATGACGTGCAAGAACGACGTCAAGCGCGTCTCCATCGACCCGTCCTTGCTGGCCGACGACAAGGACATGCTGGAAGACCTGGTGGCTGCCGCCTTCAACGACGCCGTGCGCAAGGCGGAAGCGACCTCCGCTGAAAAAATGGCAGGCTTGACTGGCGGCATGAACTTGCCAGCCGGCTTCAAAATGCCATTCTGATGCACTACCGCATGCGCTCGATCTATGGCACGGGGCAAGGTTGATCCATGTCCAAGTCGCTTGAATTCTTGACCGAGGCGCTGCGGCGCCTGCCCGGCGTCGGCCCCAAGTCGGCGCAGCGGATGGCGTTTCATTTGTTGCAGCACGATAGGGAAGGCGCGGCCATGCTGTCGCGCGCCCTGTTCCAGGCCGTCGATGCCGTGCATCACTGCGGCCTGTGCAACACCTTTACCGAACATGAAGTGTGCGAGACCTGTCTCGACGAAGAGCGCGACAAGCGCTTGCTGTGCGTGGTGGAAACGCCCGCCGACCAGCTGATGATCGAGCAGACGCTGACCTACAAGGGCCTGTATTTCGTCCTCATGGGACGGCTCTCTCCGCTGGACGGCATCGGCCCGAAAGACATCCACCTTGAAAAATT
Coding sequences within:
- the dnaX gene encoding DNA polymerase III subunit gamma/tau translates to MSYQVLARKYRPKNFETLVGQEHVVRALTHALHSGRLHHAYLFTGTRGVGKTTLSRILAKSLNCIGPDGTGGITAQPCGQCEACTAIDAGRFVDYIEMDAASNRGVDEMAQLLEQAVYAPSNARFKVYMIDEVHMLTNHAFNSMLKTLEEPPEHVKFILATTDPQKIPVTVLSRCLQFNLKQMPPGHIISHLDNILGQEGITFEQPALRLLAQGAHGSMRDALSLTDQAIAYAAGAVTLDAVQGMLGALDQSYLVRLLDALAQQDGADLLAVADEMASRSLSYNGALQDLGTLLHRIALAQTVPAALPQDLPEYADIVRLAAAFDAEEVQLFYQIAVHGRNELGLAPDEYAGFTMTLLRMLAFRPGIGGAEGVPAAAPASVSGNRPAAVAAARAAAGASAPAARAATNSVASHAAVTPPAVVAAAAASMARSEAPPPRAAAPAPAPAAVAAPAPAPAAPPPAAPAAAAPAASGAPISSARAAINAALEAARAASKGRPGSAPSAPSSAPKPAAPAPAAEPVSAAPVAPAAPVQAAPPPPAAAKAPAPWDDAPPVAVMEAPVAATAPVQQARPAAPPPQQAPADDDLPPWVTEFSDDSASAAVSAPAAQSSEQPAVIMPQRAAKQAAPSGPYVITPVPGLDWDGNWPAVAAVLPLRGIAQQLAVQAELIECLHDGHSTTFRLRVPIDTWRSPANVEKLAAVLSERFGRKVNVDTELGAVWYTASAEAQAHREACQLQAEETIASDPFVLDMKRAFDAFVVPGTITPAPAGSAAPTLH
- a CDS encoding YbaB/EbfC family nucleoid-associated protein, with product MMKNQLAGLMKQAQAMQDNMKKAQEQLALVEVEGQSGAGLVKIVMTCKNDVKRVSIDPSLLADDKDMLEDLVAAAFNDAVRKAEATSAEKMAGLTGGMNLPAGFKMPF
- the recR gene encoding recombination mediator RecR, yielding MSKSLEFLTEALRRLPGVGPKSAQRMAFHLLQHDREGAAMLSRALFQAVDAVHHCGLCNTFTEHEVCETCLDEERDKRLLCVVETPADQLMIEQTLTYKGLYFVLMGRLSPLDGIGPKDIHLEKLLNRANDGVVGEVVLATNFTNEGEATAHYISEMLKARGLRVSRLARGVPVGGELEYVDAGTIARAMLDRRAT
- the ubiD gene encoding 4-hydroxy-3-polyprenylbenzoate decarboxylase is translated as MKYSDLRDFISQLQQMGELKPISTPISPILEMTEVCDRTLRAGGPALLFNNPTGHTMPVLGNLFGTTRRVALGMGAEDVSELRKIGHVLARLKEPEPPKDFKDLLGLGSLVKSVWDMSPKELRGAKCQEIVWEGNDVDLARLPIQHCWPGDVAPLITWGLVITKGPNKKRQNLGIYRQQVLGRNKVIMRWLAHRGGALDFREHAIQSKGKPYPIAVALGADPATILGAVTPVPDSLSEYQFAGLLRGSRTELVKAIGSELRVPASAEIVLEGHIYPDENHPSGYEHALEGPYGDHTGYYNEQDSFPVFTIDRITMRRDPIYHSTYTGKPPDEPAVLGLALNEVFVPLLQKQFSEITDFYLPPEGCSYRMAVVQIKKQYAGHAKRVMFGVWSFLRQFMYTKFIVVVDEDVNIRDWKEVIWAITTRVDPIRDTTLVDNTPIDYLDFASPVSGLGSKMGIDATNKWPGETTREWGTTIAMTPEVKAKVDGIWQELGL
- a CDS encoding lytic transglycosylase domain-containing protein, which gives rise to MTHRSTEAALPASTVAGQPALARLRARAQAISARGVLTTAQHTLTVFGISALALIALLMFRPDLGKQLTHSLFPLPMAEAQAVEAPALSALMEAPASVQTAAASDAPLSKEEKALLGTQKQQQWVTNWLSKRYRVANDATNMLVSTAYLTAREIKLDPLLILAVMAIESGLNPFAESPVGAQGLMQVMSKVHHERFQEMGGVQAALNPVANIRVGSLILKDYVTRGGSVEAGLKTYVGAANFATDSGYGSRVLAEYRRLKQVSAGQRVPTTTPVMASNTPAPAKAPAAVAESGITIKVLPHNEIAGL